From the Scophthalmus maximus strain ysfricsl-2021 chromosome 11, ASM2237912v1, whole genome shotgun sequence genome, one window contains:
- the LOC118296302 gene encoding lebercilin-like protein isoform X2, with product MDASGSSGNDKCSSSVVSKKRNLLSTGRGRKKEPVKEVKSVRQQRPMQQVSSGKQKEDDDDDDAAAATAAAAAGGSTDTSRWSTPSKGSCGCVIPQYSSDSDDQADCRNPEVETANKLQASERSERKKGKKSVDCREPKLPPIKPQQGSTQRVPPDNLICVRELKNQLGELQQQLTEAQSENKLLKRLQQRHTVALQRFQDLEGSISEIASKHSNEARVLRALLRDTRTCRDGLGRQLQASENTLLNTKDNLQHLQVLSHDHNLLEREELTCMVDQATAELEERDRRILDLEKNLHLCQTSFNRQLVTEQKKLTDERSVSCHLREHIVQLTHEVQDRGRKIETHNIYFHRFLERKAKKESKMVQTDEIEESAESLEIENPNPLDVPAGRENKMVQTDEMEEKPEQQQIQHFVFEPLEIEKPEVPVEVIPEEERPPEDCDVSADESPQREEEEECTEEEEEEEEEEEEEEEEETPEAPPVIAEEPKAEEDESGLKSATRSDTKSKGSSVAKARQVYNFTQIIENLHKGRPAYSNWDASPCEGTEGPKRPEAPGTGVCPLPAVNLAAGEPSGGGDAGDQCE from the exons ATGGATGCAAGCGGCTCAAGTGGAAATGACAAGTGTTCTTCTTCAGTAGTGAGCAAGAAGAGAAATCTCCTCTCAACGGGAAGAGGAAG AAAGAAGGAGCCAGTGAAAGAAGTGAAGAGCGTGCGGCAGCAGAGGCCGATGCAGCAGGTCTCGTCCGGGAAGCagaaggaggatgatgatgatgatgatgccgccgccgccaccgctgctgctgctgcgggcgGCAGCACCGACACCTCCCGCTGGTCCACCCCCTCCAAAGGGAGCTGCGGCTGCGTCATCCCACAATACTCCTCCGACAGCGACGACCAGGCCGACTGCAGGAACCCAGAGGTCGAGACTGCCAACAAGTTGCAAGCATCCGAACGgtcggagagaaagaaag GCAAAAAAAGTGTCGACTGCCGAGAGCCGAAGTTGCCTCCGATCAAGCCCCAGCAGGGGTCGACCCAGAGGGTCCCGCCCGACAACCTGATCTGCGTCAGGGAGCTGAAGAACCAGCTGggcgagctgcagcagcagctgacggagGCGCAGAGCGAGAACAAGCTGCTGAAGAGGCTCCAGCAGCGGCACACGGTGGCACTGCAGCGCTTCCAGGACCTGGAGGGCAGCATTTCAGAG ATCGCCTCCAAGCACAGCAACGAGGCGCGAGTCCTGCGCGCGCTGCTGCGCGACACCCGCACCTGCCGCGACGGCCTGGGCCGGCAGCTGCAGGCCTCGGAGAACACGCTGCTCAACACGAAGGACAATCTGCAGCACCTGCAGGTCCTGAGCCACGACCACAACctgctggagagggaggagctcACCTGCATGGTGGACCAGGCCACCgccgagctggaggagagggacaggAGGATACTG GACTTGGAGAAGAACCTCCACTTGTGCCAAACCTCGTTCAATCGCCAACTAGTCACCGAGCAGAAGAAGCTCACGGACGAGAGGAGCGTTTCCTGCCACCTACGAGAGCACATAGTTCAACTCACCCATGAAGTCCAA gacagagggagaaaaattgAAACACACAATATCTACTTCCACAGATTCCTAGAAAGAAAGGCCAAAAAAG AGAGCAAGATGGTTCAGACGGATGAGATCGAAGAGAGTGCG GAGTCGTTGGAAATTGAAAATCCAAATCCCCTCGACGTGCCTGCAG GAAGGGAAAACAAGATGGTTCAAACTGATGAGATGGAAGAGAagccggagcagcagcagatccaacattttgtattt GAGCCGTTGGAAATTGAGAAGCCAGAGGTTCCAGTGGAAGTCATTCCAGAAGAAGAGCGCCCCCCGGAGGATTGTGACGTGTCTGCAG ACGAGAGTCCACAacgtgaagaagaggaagagtgtacagaagaagaggaggaggaggaggaggaggaggaagaggaggaggaggaggagacaccaGAAGCCCCACCGGTGATCGCAGAAGAGCCGAAAGCGGAGGAAGACGAAAGCGGGTTAAAGTCTGCGACGAGGTCGGACACGAAGAGCAAAGGGAGCAGCGTCGCCAAGGCCCGGCAAGTGTATAACTTCACACAGATCATCGAGAACCTGCACAAGGGGCGGCCGGCCTACAGCAACTGGGACGCGAGTCCCTGCGAAGGCACCGAGGGCCCGAAGAGGCCGGAGGCCCCCGGCACCGGGGTTTGTCCACTTCCTGCCGTGAACCTGGCGGCGGGGGAACCGTCGGGGGGCGGAGACGCCGGCGATCAGTGCGAGTGA
- the LOC118296302 gene encoding lebercilin-like protein isoform X1 has protein sequence MDASGSSGNDKCSSSVVSKKRNLLSTGRGRKKEPVKEVKSVRQQRPMQQVSSGKQKEDDDDDDAAAATAAAAAGGSTDTSRWSTPSKGSCGCVIPQYSSDSDDQADCRNPEVETANKLQASERSERKKGKKSVDCREPKLPPIKPQQGSTQRVPPDNLICVRELKNQLGELQQQLTEAQSENKLLKRLQQRHTVALQRFQDLEGSISEIASKHSNEARVLRALLRDTRTCRDGLGRQLQASENTLLNTKDNLQHLQVLSHDHNLLEREELTCMVDQATAELEERDRRILDLEKNLHLCQTSFNRQLVTEQKKLTDERSVSCHLREHIVQLTHEVQDRGRKIETHNIYFHRFLERKAKKESKMVQTDEIEESAESLEIENPNPLDVPAGRENKMVQTDEMEEKPEQQQIQHFVFEPLEIEKPEVPVEVIPEEERPPEDCDVSAEIFVFPTHNGVSDESPQREEEEECTEEEEEEEEEEEEEEEEETPEAPPVIAEEPKAEEDESGLKSATRSDTKSKGSSVAKARQVYNFTQIIENLHKGRPAYSNWDASPCEGTEGPKRPEAPGTGVCPLPAVNLAAGEPSGGGDAGDQCE, from the exons ATGGATGCAAGCGGCTCAAGTGGAAATGACAAGTGTTCTTCTTCAGTAGTGAGCAAGAAGAGAAATCTCCTCTCAACGGGAAGAGGAAG AAAGAAGGAGCCAGTGAAAGAAGTGAAGAGCGTGCGGCAGCAGAGGCCGATGCAGCAGGTCTCGTCCGGGAAGCagaaggaggatgatgatgatgatgatgccgccgccgccaccgctgctgctgctgcgggcgGCAGCACCGACACCTCCCGCTGGTCCACCCCCTCCAAAGGGAGCTGCGGCTGCGTCATCCCACAATACTCCTCCGACAGCGACGACCAGGCCGACTGCAGGAACCCAGAGGTCGAGACTGCCAACAAGTTGCAAGCATCCGAACGgtcggagagaaagaaag GCAAAAAAAGTGTCGACTGCCGAGAGCCGAAGTTGCCTCCGATCAAGCCCCAGCAGGGGTCGACCCAGAGGGTCCCGCCCGACAACCTGATCTGCGTCAGGGAGCTGAAGAACCAGCTGggcgagctgcagcagcagctgacggagGCGCAGAGCGAGAACAAGCTGCTGAAGAGGCTCCAGCAGCGGCACACGGTGGCACTGCAGCGCTTCCAGGACCTGGAGGGCAGCATTTCAGAG ATCGCCTCCAAGCACAGCAACGAGGCGCGAGTCCTGCGCGCGCTGCTGCGCGACACCCGCACCTGCCGCGACGGCCTGGGCCGGCAGCTGCAGGCCTCGGAGAACACGCTGCTCAACACGAAGGACAATCTGCAGCACCTGCAGGTCCTGAGCCACGACCACAACctgctggagagggaggagctcACCTGCATGGTGGACCAGGCCACCgccgagctggaggagagggacaggAGGATACTG GACTTGGAGAAGAACCTCCACTTGTGCCAAACCTCGTTCAATCGCCAACTAGTCACCGAGCAGAAGAAGCTCACGGACGAGAGGAGCGTTTCCTGCCACCTACGAGAGCACATAGTTCAACTCACCCATGAAGTCCAA gacagagggagaaaaattgAAACACACAATATCTACTTCCACAGATTCCTAGAAAGAAAGGCCAAAAAAG AGAGCAAGATGGTTCAGACGGATGAGATCGAAGAGAGTGCG GAGTCGTTGGAAATTGAAAATCCAAATCCCCTCGACGTGCCTGCAG GAAGGGAAAACAAGATGGTTCAAACTGATGAGATGGAAGAGAagccggagcagcagcagatccaacattttgtattt GAGCCGTTGGAAATTGAGAAGCCAGAGGTTCCAGTGGAAGTCATTCCAGAAGAAGAGCGCCCCCCGGAGGATTGTGACGTGTCTGCAG aaatatttgtttttccgaCACACAATGGTGTTTCAGACGAGAGTCCACAacgtgaagaagaggaagagtgtacagaagaagaggaggaggaggaggaggaggaggaagaggaggaggaggaggagacaccaGAAGCCCCACCGGTGATCGCAGAAGAGCCGAAAGCGGAGGAAGACGAAAGCGGGTTAAAGTCTGCGACGAGGTCGGACACGAAGAGCAAAGGGAGCAGCGTCGCCAAGGCCCGGCAAGTGTATAACTTCACACAGATCATCGAGAACCTGCACAAGGGGCGGCCGGCCTACAGCAACTGGGACGCGAGTCCCTGCGAAGGCACCGAGGGCCCGAAGAGGCCGGAGGCCCCCGGCACCGGGGTTTGTCCACTTCCTGCCGTGAACCTGGCGGCGGGGGAACCGTCGGGGGGCGGAGACGCCGGCGATCAGTGCGAGTGA
- the LOC118296302 gene encoding lebercilin-like protein isoform X3: MQQVSSGKQKEDDDDDDAAAATAAAAAGGSTDTSRWSTPSKGSCGCVIPQYSSDSDDQADCRNPEVETANKLQASERSERKKGKKSVDCREPKLPPIKPQQGSTQRVPPDNLICVRELKNQLGELQQQLTEAQSENKLLKRLQQRHTVALQRFQDLEGSISEIASKHSNEARVLRALLRDTRTCRDGLGRQLQASENTLLNTKDNLQHLQVLSHDHNLLEREELTCMVDQATAELEERDRRILDLEKNLHLCQTSFNRQLVTEQKKLTDERSVSCHLREHIVQLTHEVQDRGRKIETHNIYFHRFLERKAKKESKMVQTDEIEESAESLEIENPNPLDVPAGRENKMVQTDEMEEKPEQQQIQHFVFEPLEIEKPEVPVEVIPEEERPPEDCDVSAEIFVFPTHNGVSDESPQREEEEECTEEEEEEEEEEEEEEEEETPEAPPVIAEEPKAEEDESGLKSATRSDTKSKGSSVAKARQVYNFTQIIENLHKGRPAYSNWDASPCEGTEGPKRPEAPGTGVCPLPAVNLAAGEPSGGGDAGDQCE, encoded by the exons ATGCAGCAGGTCTCGTCCGGGAAGCagaaggaggatgatgatgatgatgatgccgccgccgccaccgctgctgctgctgcgggcgGCAGCACCGACACCTCCCGCTGGTCCACCCCCTCCAAAGGGAGCTGCGGCTGCGTCATCCCACAATACTCCTCCGACAGCGACGACCAGGCCGACTGCAGGAACCCAGAGGTCGAGACTGCCAACAAGTTGCAAGCATCCGAACGgtcggagagaaagaaag GCAAAAAAAGTGTCGACTGCCGAGAGCCGAAGTTGCCTCCGATCAAGCCCCAGCAGGGGTCGACCCAGAGGGTCCCGCCCGACAACCTGATCTGCGTCAGGGAGCTGAAGAACCAGCTGggcgagctgcagcagcagctgacggagGCGCAGAGCGAGAACAAGCTGCTGAAGAGGCTCCAGCAGCGGCACACGGTGGCACTGCAGCGCTTCCAGGACCTGGAGGGCAGCATTTCAGAG ATCGCCTCCAAGCACAGCAACGAGGCGCGAGTCCTGCGCGCGCTGCTGCGCGACACCCGCACCTGCCGCGACGGCCTGGGCCGGCAGCTGCAGGCCTCGGAGAACACGCTGCTCAACACGAAGGACAATCTGCAGCACCTGCAGGTCCTGAGCCACGACCACAACctgctggagagggaggagctcACCTGCATGGTGGACCAGGCCACCgccgagctggaggagagggacaggAGGATACTG GACTTGGAGAAGAACCTCCACTTGTGCCAAACCTCGTTCAATCGCCAACTAGTCACCGAGCAGAAGAAGCTCACGGACGAGAGGAGCGTTTCCTGCCACCTACGAGAGCACATAGTTCAACTCACCCATGAAGTCCAA gacagagggagaaaaattgAAACACACAATATCTACTTCCACAGATTCCTAGAAAGAAAGGCCAAAAAAG AGAGCAAGATGGTTCAGACGGATGAGATCGAAGAGAGTGCG GAGTCGTTGGAAATTGAAAATCCAAATCCCCTCGACGTGCCTGCAG GAAGGGAAAACAAGATGGTTCAAACTGATGAGATGGAAGAGAagccggagcagcagcagatccaacattttgtattt GAGCCGTTGGAAATTGAGAAGCCAGAGGTTCCAGTGGAAGTCATTCCAGAAGAAGAGCGCCCCCCGGAGGATTGTGACGTGTCTGCAG aaatatttgtttttccgaCACACAATGGTGTTTCAGACGAGAGTCCACAacgtgaagaagaggaagagtgtacagaagaagaggaggaggaggaggaggaggaggaagaggaggaggaggaggagacaccaGAAGCCCCACCGGTGATCGCAGAAGAGCCGAAAGCGGAGGAAGACGAAAGCGGGTTAAAGTCTGCGACGAGGTCGGACACGAAGAGCAAAGGGAGCAGCGTCGCCAAGGCCCGGCAAGTGTATAACTTCACACAGATCATCGAGAACCTGCACAAGGGGCGGCCGGCCTACAGCAACTGGGACGCGAGTCCCTGCGAAGGCACCGAGGGCCCGAAGAGGCCGGAGGCCCCCGGCACCGGGGTTTGTCCACTTCCTGCCGTGAACCTGGCGGCGGGGGAACCGTCGGGGGGCGGAGACGCCGGCGATCAGTGCGAGTGA